A region of Paractinoplanes abujensis DNA encodes the following proteins:
- a CDS encoding DUF885 domain-containing protein, whose amino-acid sequence MGRIDDLADRYVDEWAQLSPLGATYVGISGHDSKTDDFSPEGFEAQTELTRRTLTELDVIDPEHESEAVAKDAMMERLGLELARDEAGVAKSEISVIGSGLHTLRGVFDVMATEGEEAVANIATRLNDLPHALDQYRRTLLEEAEAGRVSARAQLLAVAEQCDAWTDPDRDDFYRGLAARLEAGGALAAELNRGAEAATAATADFAEFLRRDLAPRGREKEAAGLERYELASQFFLGAKVDLQETYEWGFAELHRLEEEMRATSALIAGSGASIDEAVAVLDADPARNIPGKEAFRDWMQALADKAIAELNGTHFDIEPPARKIECMLTPTSDGSIYYTGPSEDFSRPGRMWWAVPEGVTEFSTWREVTTVYHEGVPGHHLQISQALLRADKLNRWQRLLCWCSGHGEGWALYAERLMDELGYLSDPGDRLGMLDGQALRATRVIVDIGMHLELEIPRDNPFGFHPGERWTPELGWEFLRAHTRMEEKTLRFEWKRYLGWPGQAPSYKIGERIWLQAREETRQRKGADFDLKTFHRDALDLGALGLDPLRKALARI is encoded by the coding sequence GTGGGACGAATTGATGACCTCGCTGACCGCTACGTCGATGAATGGGCGCAGCTGAGCCCGCTCGGCGCCACCTATGTCGGTATCTCGGGACACGACTCCAAGACCGACGACTTCTCCCCGGAGGGTTTCGAGGCCCAGACCGAGCTGACCCGCCGCACGCTCACCGAGCTTGATGTGATCGACCCCGAGCACGAGTCCGAGGCCGTCGCCAAGGACGCGATGATGGAGCGGCTGGGGTTGGAGCTGGCCCGTGACGAGGCCGGCGTGGCCAAGAGCGAGATCAGCGTCATCGGCAGCGGCCTGCACACTTTGCGCGGTGTCTTCGACGTGATGGCAACCGAGGGCGAGGAGGCGGTGGCCAACATCGCGACCCGGCTCAACGACCTGCCGCACGCGCTCGACCAGTATCGCCGCACGCTGCTCGAGGAGGCGGAGGCCGGCCGGGTCAGCGCCCGTGCGCAGCTGCTGGCCGTGGCCGAGCAGTGTGACGCCTGGACCGACCCCGACCGCGACGACTTCTACCGTGGGCTGGCCGCGCGCTTGGAGGCCGGTGGCGCGCTGGCCGCCGAGCTGAACCGGGGCGCGGAGGCGGCCACCGCCGCGACCGCCGACTTCGCCGAGTTTCTGCGCCGCGACCTGGCGCCGCGGGGCCGCGAGAAGGAAGCGGCCGGCCTGGAGCGGTACGAGCTGGCCTCGCAGTTCTTCCTGGGGGCCAAGGTCGACCTGCAGGAAACCTACGAGTGGGGGTTCGCCGAGCTGCACCGCCTCGAGGAGGAGATGCGGGCGACGTCCGCGCTGATCGCCGGTTCGGGTGCCTCGATCGACGAGGCGGTGGCTGTGCTCGACGCCGACCCGGCCCGCAACATTCCGGGTAAGGAGGCGTTCCGCGACTGGATGCAGGCGCTCGCCGACAAGGCGATCGCGGAGTTGAACGGCACGCACTTCGACATCGAGCCGCCCGCCCGCAAGATCGAGTGCATGTTGACGCCGACCAGCGACGGCAGCATCTATTACACGGGCCCGAGCGAGGACTTCAGCCGGCCCGGGCGGATGTGGTGGGCCGTGCCCGAGGGGGTCACCGAGTTCTCCACTTGGCGTGAGGTCACGACCGTCTACCACGAGGGCGTTCCCGGCCATCACCTGCAGATCAGTCAGGCGTTGTTGCGCGCCGACAAGCTGAACCGCTGGCAGCGGCTGCTGTGCTGGTGTTCGGGGCATGGCGAGGGCTGGGCGCTCTACGCCGAGCGCCTGATGGACGAGTTGGGCTATCTCTCCGACCCGGGTGACCGGCTGGGCATGCTGGACGGCCAGGCGCTGCGGGCCACCCGGGTGATCGTCGACATCGGCATGCACCTGGAGCTGGAGATCCCGCGGGACAACCCGTTCGGCTTCCACCCGGGTGAGCGCTGGACCCCTGAGCTGGGCTGGGAGTTCCTGCGGGCGCACACGCGCATGGAGGAGAAGACGCTGCGATTCGAGTGGAAGCGTTACCTTGGGTGGCCGGGCCAGGCCCCGTCGTACAAGATCGGCGAGCGGATCTGGCTGCAGGCCCGCGAGGAGACGCGGCAGCGCAAGGGCGCTGATTTCGATTTGAAAACGTTCCACCGCGACGCCCTGGACCTCGGGGCTCTGGGTCTGGACCCGCTTCGCAAGGCTCTCGCCCGCATTTGA
- a CDS encoding PHP domain-containing protein has product MASRDPVADLRRIAFLLERSNEATYRVRAFRSAAAKVAALDEEELLARAGEGTLGEISGIGAVTARCVEESLRGEEPVYLRRLESTDGIDLQGAARKLREALRGDCHSHSDWSDGGSPIEEMALAAADLGHEYLVLTDHSPRLTVARGLPPARLRKQLDYVARLNDQLPEGFRILTGIEVDILDDGSLDQEDELLARLDVVVGSVHSKLRDESPRMTKRMVNALANPHLDILGHMTGRKVPAGGEGDRGHRAGRTRPPSTFDLDKVIAACLEHEKAIEINCRPDRLDPPKRMLTVAVEAGCLFSVDTDAHAPGQLDWLGYGCERAALCNVPIESVVNTWSMERLLEWTAGHG; this is encoded by the coding sequence ATGGCTTCTCGTGACCCCGTCGCGGACCTGCGGCGCATCGCGTTTCTGCTCGAGCGCTCGAACGAGGCGACCTATCGGGTGCGCGCGTTCCGTTCGGCCGCCGCCAAGGTCGCCGCCCTCGACGAGGAGGAGCTGCTCGCCCGGGCCGGCGAGGGCACCCTGGGCGAGATCAGTGGCATCGGCGCGGTCACCGCCCGCTGCGTCGAGGAGTCGCTGCGCGGCGAGGAGCCGGTTTATCTGCGCCGGCTGGAGTCGACCGACGGCATCGATCTGCAGGGCGCGGCCCGCAAGCTGCGCGAGGCCTTGCGCGGTGACTGTCACAGCCATTCGGACTGGTCGGACGGCGGTTCCCCGATCGAGGAGATGGCGCTGGCCGCGGCCGATCTGGGCCACGAATATCTGGTCCTCACCGATCATTCGCCGCGGCTCACGGTGGCGCGTGGGCTGCCGCCGGCGCGGCTCAGGAAGCAGCTCGACTATGTGGCCCGGCTCAACGACCAGCTGCCCGAGGGTTTCCGCATCCTGACCGGCATCGAGGTCGACATCCTCGACGACGGTTCGCTCGACCAGGAGGACGAGCTACTGGCCCGGCTCGACGTGGTGGTGGGTTCGGTGCACAGCAAGCTGCGCGACGAGTCCCCGCGAATGACCAAGCGGATGGTCAACGCGCTGGCCAACCCGCATCTCGACATTCTGGGCCACATGACGGGCCGCAAAGTGCCGGCCGGGGGTGAGGGTGACCGCGGGCATCGCGCGGGCCGCACCCGGCCGCCGAGCACGTTCGACCTCGACAAGGTGATCGCCGCCTGCCTCGAGCACGAGAAGGCCATTGAGATCAACTGCCGGCCGGATCGGCTCGACCCGCCGAAGCGGATGCTCACGGTGGCGGTCGAGGCGGGCTGCCTGTTCAGCGTCGACACCGACGCGCACGCGCCGGGCCAGCTCGACTGGCTGGGTTACGGCTGCGAGCGGGCCGCGTTGTGCAACGTTCCGATCGAAAGTGTCGTCAACACGTGGTCGATGGAGCGTCTGCTGGAGTGGACGGCCGGCCACGGGTGA
- the mtnA gene encoding S-methyl-5-thioribose-1-phosphate isomerase has translation MRTIDWVDDAIEIIDQTVLPGELKILRLHTVGELVAAIQALAVRGAPALGVAGALGVALAARVHADDPQALAAAVHRIEHARPTAVNLARGARRAAELLPRGPQAVLAAALLVRDEEIAASAAMAELGADLIVELCGARPRLLTHCNTGGLAAVTVGTALGVVHELHQRGRLGGVIASETRPLLQGARLTSWELSQWGIEHRIAVDSAGPFLMARGEVDAVILGADRICANGDVINKIGSYAHALGARRAGLPFVVVAPESTVDLGTPSGDAVPIEDRGPAEITPWAPAANPAFDVTPHDLVTAIVTDRRVIRLDRSESV, from the coding sequence ATGCGGACGATCGACTGGGTGGACGACGCCATCGAGATCATTGACCAGACGGTGCTGCCGGGGGAGTTGAAGATTCTCCGCCTGCACACCGTGGGCGAGCTCGTCGCGGCGATCCAGGCGTTGGCCGTACGGGGGGCGCCGGCCCTGGGCGTGGCCGGCGCGCTCGGGGTGGCGCTGGCGGCCCGCGTGCACGCCGACGACCCGCAAGCACTCGCGGCGGCGGTGCACCGGATCGAACACGCCCGACCGACCGCGGTGAACCTGGCCCGGGGTGCCCGTCGCGCCGCCGAGTTGCTGCCCCGCGGGCCACAGGCCGTGCTGGCCGCGGCTCTCCTCGTACGGGATGAGGAGATCGCGGCCTCCGCGGCCATGGCGGAACTGGGAGCCGACCTGATCGTCGAGCTCTGCGGGGCCCGGCCGCGCCTGCTCACCCACTGCAACACCGGCGGGCTGGCCGCGGTGACCGTCGGCACGGCGCTCGGCGTGGTGCACGAGCTGCACCAGCGGGGCCGGCTGGGCGGGGTGATCGCCAGCGAGACCCGGCCGCTGCTGCAAGGCGCCCGGCTCACGTCGTGGGAGCTGTCGCAATGGGGCATCGAGCACCGGATCGCGGTCGACTCGGCAGGCCCCTTCCTGATGGCCCGCGGCGAGGTCGACGCGGTGATCCTGGGCGCCGACCGCATCTGCGCCAACGGCGACGTGATCAACAAGATCGGCTCGTACGCCCACGCGCTCGGGGCCCGCCGGGCCGGCCTGCCGTTCGTGGTGGTCGCCCCCGAATCCACCGTCGACCTCGGCACCCCGTCCGGCGACGCCGTGCCGATCGAGGACCGCGGCCCGGCCGAGATCACGCCGTGGGCGCCGGCGGCGAACCCGGCCTTCGACGTGACCCCGCACGACCTGGTCACCGCCATCGTGACCGACCGCCGGGTGATCCGGCTGGACCGCTCCGAGAGTGTCTGA
- a CDS encoding DinB family protein — translation MPGQVGSIENEQQGLLAYLAQMRYVLRLTAYGLTDEQLRATPAASELSVGGLIKHCASTEAGWMGQVRGEPQELDYVAYANSFRLAEGERIDDVLARYDRIAEQTEKTVVELDNLEHAVPIDHSVPWNSKDMSHWTLRWVLLHLIQETARHTGHADIVRESVDGATAYPLMAAAEGWPETDWLKPWKPTP, via the coding sequence ATGCCCGGTCAGGTCGGTTCGATCGAGAACGAACAGCAGGGTCTGCTCGCCTACCTCGCGCAGATGCGATATGTGCTGAGGCTGACGGCGTACGGGCTGACCGACGAGCAGTTGCGAGCCACCCCGGCGGCCAGTGAGCTGAGCGTGGGCGGGCTGATCAAGCACTGCGCGTCGACCGAGGCCGGGTGGATGGGGCAGGTCCGGGGCGAGCCTCAGGAGCTCGACTACGTGGCCTATGCGAACAGTTTCCGGCTGGCCGAGGGCGAGCGCATCGACGACGTCCTCGCGCGCTACGACCGGATCGCCGAGCAGACCGAAAAGACTGTCGTCGAGCTCGACAACCTCGAACACGCCGTTCCGATCGATCACTCAGTGCCGTGGAACAGCAAGGACATGTCGCATTGGACGCTGCGGTGGGTGCTGCTGCACCTGATTCAGGAGACGGCGCGGCACACCGGTCACGCCGACATCGTCCGGGAGTCGGTCGACGGCGCGACCGCTTATCCGCTGATGGCCGCGGCCGAGGGTTGGCCCGAGACCGACTGGCTGAAGCCGTGGAAGCCGACCCCGTAG
- a CDS encoding prephenate dehydrogenase, with translation MNIAIVGLGLIGGSLLRALAAGGHRVVGYDADPAARELAAAAGFEVAASVPGAVGEAELVVLAVPLPALPGVFGQLAGFEGLITDVTSVKTPVRDLAVKHGVGRFVGGHPMAGKETSGFAATEATLFQGCSWVLTVEESPLADWLVLAALFTGLGARVVPVTAAEHDRAVAEVSHVPHLFAAALALQLQGNPLAGALAAGSFRDGTRVAATRAELIVAMCGGNATEVDSALGRLIGVLEQMRVDLGSDPVRDLTPAVARAGELRRAWPVPPGAPGEMAATTTGLLELGRAGGWVTGVVNDRVATMRPETGRNSS, from the coding sequence GTGAACATCGCAATCGTCGGGCTGGGGCTCATCGGGGGATCGCTGCTGCGGGCGCTGGCCGCGGGCGGTCATCGGGTCGTGGGTTATGACGCGGATCCAGCTGCGCGGGAGCTGGCCGCGGCGGCTGGGTTCGAGGTGGCGGCGAGTGTGCCGGGCGCCGTCGGGGAGGCGGAGCTGGTGGTGCTGGCCGTTCCGCTGCCGGCTTTGCCCGGGGTGTTCGGGCAGCTGGCCGGGTTCGAGGGTCTGATCACGGATGTGACGTCGGTCAAGACCCCCGTCCGGGATCTGGCCGTCAAGCACGGCGTCGGGCGTTTCGTCGGTGGGCATCCGATGGCGGGTAAGGAGACGTCGGGGTTCGCCGCTACGGAGGCGACGCTTTTCCAGGGTTGTTCGTGGGTGCTGACGGTCGAGGAGTCACCGCTGGCCGATTGGCTTGTGCTGGCGGCGCTTTTCACGGGGCTGGGCGCGCGCGTGGTTCCGGTGACGGCCGCCGAGCATGATCGGGCCGTGGCTGAGGTCAGTCATGTGCCGCATCTGTTCGCGGCCGCGCTGGCGCTTCAGCTGCAGGGCAATCCGCTGGCGGGTGCGCTGGCCGCCGGGTCTTTCCGGGACGGCACCCGGGTGGCTGCGACCCGGGCCGAGCTGATCGTGGCGATGTGCGGGGGCAATGCGACCGAGGTCGACAGCGCCCTGGGCCGGCTGATCGGTGTGCTCGAGCAGATGCGTGTCGATCTCGGATCCGACCCGGTGCGGGATTTGACGCCGGCTGTGGCTCGCGCTGGGGAGTTGCGCCGGGCCTGGCCGGTCCCGCCCGGCGCGCCGGGGGAGATGGCCGCCACGACGACCGGCTTGTTGGAGTTGGGCCGGGCGGGCGGCTGGGTCACCGGTGTCGTCAACGACAGGGTCGCCACGATGCGGCCGGAAACTGGCCGCAATAGCTCATAG
- a CDS encoding M23 family metallopeptidase has translation MCQPSQHGSARPGYSCQDGPVQLLRTLSGLTVIAVCLAGCGANSGGGSASATPQFVEPAATSEAAAPTPSSVAPSLPAATSPGASASATPSATPSKSATAAVTAAKKVKYVFPVKASNVDWHTTHSKYKATDIFADCGESVVATTSGVVLEVSLKDVYVKGSPDGPNNGGLSVSLLGDDGVRYYGSHLSKVQAGVKKGVRVKAGQLLGKVGRTGNANNVCHLHYGISPPCAKVGDWKVRRGVVWPYSYLASWRKGGSKSPVTEVAAWKRSHNCKA, from the coding sequence ATGTGCCAGCCTAGCCAGCACGGGTCTGCGCGGCCGGGCTACTCGTGCCAGGATGGCCCGGTGCAATTGCTCCGTACCCTCTCCGGTTTGACCGTAATAGCCGTCTGCCTGGCCGGCTGTGGCGCCAACTCCGGCGGTGGGTCGGCCTCCGCGACCCCGCAGTTCGTCGAGCCCGCGGCCACGTCGGAAGCGGCGGCCCCCACACCGTCCTCCGTCGCGCCGAGCCTGCCGGCCGCCACGTCGCCGGGCGCGTCCGCGAGCGCCACCCCGTCCGCCACGCCCTCGAAATCCGCGACCGCGGCCGTCACAGCGGCCAAGAAGGTGAAATACGTCTTCCCGGTCAAGGCGTCGAACGTCGACTGGCACACCACGCACTCGAAATACAAGGCGACCGACATCTTCGCCGACTGTGGCGAGTCGGTAGTGGCCACCACCAGCGGCGTCGTGCTCGAGGTGAGCCTGAAGGACGTGTACGTCAAGGGTTCGCCCGACGGCCCCAACAACGGCGGCCTGTCGGTGTCGCTGCTGGGCGACGACGGCGTGCGCTACTACGGCTCCCACCTGAGCAAGGTGCAGGCCGGCGTCAAGAAGGGCGTCCGCGTCAAGGCGGGCCAGCTGCTCGGCAAGGTGGGCCGCACCGGCAACGCCAACAATGTCTGCCACCTGCACTACGGCATCTCACCGCCGTGCGCCAAGGTCGGCGACTGGAAGGTCCGCCGCGGCGTCGTCTGGCCGTATTCGTACCTCGCCTCGTGGCGCAAGGGCGGCAGCAAGAGCCCGGTCACCGAGGTCGCCGCGTGGAAACGCTCACACAACTGCAAGGCCTGA
- a CDS encoding tRNA adenosine deaminase-associated protein: MSTFAAAVGRGKNGWTASELDLSGLADIDEVVDAMRDVEPDADVTLLFVESDDLYLAVLRLDEGEDLRIFGSDSAFADESRIGAMLLGEIEAPALELDELTGGAADEDEESDQPAVDADADPVGDAELLNDLGISAHRLLTLCAQEGTMPADVTAEICGRIGCGDEMEELRDA, encoded by the coding sequence TTGTCGACATTCGCTGCCGCCGTGGGCCGGGGCAAGAACGGCTGGACGGCGTCCGAGCTGGACCTGAGTGGACTGGCCGACATCGACGAGGTCGTCGACGCGATGCGCGACGTGGAGCCGGACGCGGACGTCACGCTGCTCTTCGTCGAGAGTGACGACCTGTATCTGGCAGTGCTCCGGCTCGACGAGGGGGAGGATCTGCGGATCTTCGGCTCCGACTCGGCGTTCGCCGACGAATCGCGGATCGGCGCGATGCTGCTCGGCGAGATCGAGGCGCCCGCGCTGGAGCTGGACGAGCTGACCGGCGGGGCCGCGGACGAGGACGAGGAGTCCGACCAGCCCGCCGTCGACGCGGACGCCGATCCGGTGGGCGACGCGGAACTGCTCAACGACCTCGGGATCAGCGCGCACCGGCTGCTCACGCTGTGCGCGCAGGAGGGCACGATGCCGGCCGACGTGACCGCCGAGATCTGCGGGCGGATCGGCTGCGGCGACGAGATGGAAGAGTTGCGGGACGCGTGA
- the tadA gene encoding tRNA adenosine(34) deaminase TadA, producing the protein MRARPQHVAWMRRALKVAAATGDDVPVGAVLLDSDGRELAAAGNQREATGDPTAHAEVLVLRQAAEKAGTWRLDGSTLVVTLEPCTMCAGALVLARVSVLVFGAWEPKTGAVGSLWDVVRDRRLNHRPEVYAGVLEDECAALLRDFFR; encoded by the coding sequence CTGCGGGCACGGCCGCAGCACGTGGCCTGGATGCGGCGGGCGCTCAAGGTGGCCGCCGCCACCGGGGACGACGTGCCGGTCGGGGCCGTGCTGCTCGATTCCGACGGCCGGGAGCTGGCCGCGGCGGGCAATCAGCGGGAGGCGACCGGCGATCCGACCGCGCACGCCGAGGTCCTGGTGCTGCGGCAAGCCGCCGAGAAGGCCGGCACGTGGCGGCTCGACGGGAGCACGCTCGTGGTCACACTGGAGCCCTGCACGATGTGTGCCGGGGCGCTGGTGCTGGCCCGGGTGTCGGTGCTCGTCTTCGGGGCCTGGGAACCGAAGACCGGCGCGGTCGGGTCGTTGTGGGACGTCGTACGGGATCGTCGGCTCAACCATCGCCCCGAGGTGTATGCCGGGGTGCTCGAGGACGAGTGCGCCGCGCTTCTGCGCGACTTCTTCCGCTGA
- the deoD gene encoding purine-nucleoside phosphorylase encodes MSVHIGGQPGDIAERVLLPGDPMRAKWIAETFLQDAKCYTQVRGMLGFTGTYQGVPVSVQGSGMGMPSASIYTHELINEYGVKSVIRIGSCGALAPDLQLGDVVAAIGSATDSNMNRSRFDGLIDYAPVADFGLLRTAVEVAERQGTAIRVGPILAADAFYTDRPDLYDALADYGVLAVEMESAAIYTIAARYGAKALTILTVSDHIKTGAKMDSAQREQGFGDMVRIGLETAITGAS; translated from the coding sequence ATGAGCGTGCACATCGGCGGACAGCCGGGCGACATCGCCGAGCGGGTCCTGCTCCCGGGCGACCCGATGCGGGCGAAATGGATCGCCGAGACCTTCCTGCAGGACGCCAAGTGCTACACCCAGGTCCGCGGAATGCTCGGCTTCACCGGCACCTACCAGGGCGTCCCGGTGTCCGTGCAAGGTTCCGGCATGGGCATGCCGTCGGCGTCGATCTACACCCACGAATTGATCAACGAGTACGGCGTGAAGTCGGTCATCCGGATCGGCTCGTGCGGCGCGCTCGCGCCCGACCTCCAGCTGGGCGACGTGGTCGCCGCGATCGGCTCGGCCACCGACTCCAACATGAACCGGTCCCGCTTCGACGGCCTGATCGACTACGCGCCGGTGGCCGATTTCGGTCTGCTGCGCACAGCCGTCGAGGTGGCCGAGCGGCAGGGCACGGCGATCCGCGTGGGCCCCATCCTGGCCGCCGACGCGTTCTACACCGACCGGCCCGACCTCTACGACGCGCTGGCCGACTACGGCGTGCTCGCGGTCGAGATGGAGTCGGCCGCCATCTACACGATCGCGGCCCGCTACGGCGCCAAGGCCCTGACCATCCTGACCGTCAGCGATCACATCAAGACGGGCGCCAAGATGGATTCCGCGCAACGCGAGCAGGGCTTCGGCGACATGGTCAGGATCGGCCTGGAGACCGCGATCACCGGCGCTTCCTGA
- a CDS encoding STAS domain-containing protein, whose translation MQASVTDHRSDIAVLHLRGELDADTSVQLHKMLADLLERPVPRIVVDLNDLKFCDSVGLSAFITSKQVINARGGWLSFAGANPFLTQLMETVGLSRYFAIFPEVDDAIAAAQL comes from the coding sequence ATGCAGGCCTCAGTAACCGATCACCGCAGCGACATCGCCGTTCTTCACCTGCGTGGCGAACTTGATGCCGACACCTCCGTCCAGCTCCACAAGATGCTGGCCGACCTGCTGGAACGTCCGGTCCCGCGGATCGTGGTCGACCTCAACGACCTCAAATTCTGCGATTCCGTCGGGCTCAGCGCCTTCATCACCAGCAAACAGGTCATCAATGCGCGCGGCGGCTGGCTCAGCTTCGCCGGCGCCAACCCGTTCCTCACCCAGCTGATGGAGACCGTGGGCCTCAGCCGCTACTTCGCGATCTTCCCCGAGGTCGACGACGCAATCGCCGCCGCCCAGCTCTGA
- a CDS encoding DUF4231 domain-containing protein produces the protein MAAPSTVESDLPGLFRHADRAAIERQGRYLTVSRLGLIAAVAASVGSALSLDVTPALDLGGAISGLAFLAGGGLTLYLFRQRPDRAWYESRAVAESIKTLAWQFCMRGGSLDRDTPGDERVFAREVAALAGTMRHAGLIVTGPDANVTDTMRAVRALPLADRQAIYRAQRIDDQRRYYTHKGDENRRRARRWFLCAVAFHAIGVVLAWLKATNVVDADLLGIASTAAAGALAWVQTRDSQNLAEAYRVAAQELELIADLTPPDDPAAWSLYVGDGERAISREHTLWLARRS, from the coding sequence GTGGCGGCACCCTCGACAGTGGAAAGCGACCTCCCCGGCCTGTTCCGGCACGCCGACCGGGCCGCGATCGAACGGCAGGGCCGCTACCTCACGGTCAGCCGGCTCGGGCTGATCGCCGCGGTGGCCGCGTCAGTCGGCAGCGCGCTCTCCCTCGACGTCACCCCGGCGCTCGACCTCGGCGGCGCCATCTCCGGGCTGGCGTTCCTGGCCGGCGGCGGGCTGACGCTCTATCTCTTCCGGCAGCGACCGGACCGCGCCTGGTACGAGAGCCGCGCCGTGGCCGAGTCGATCAAGACGTTGGCCTGGCAGTTCTGCATGCGCGGAGGCTCCCTGGACCGCGACACGCCCGGCGACGAACGCGTTTTCGCCCGTGAGGTCGCCGCCCTGGCCGGGACGATGCGGCACGCCGGGCTGATCGTGACCGGCCCCGACGCGAACGTCACGGACACCATGCGGGCGGTCCGCGCACTGCCGCTGGCCGACCGGCAGGCCATCTATCGGGCCCAGCGGATCGACGACCAACGGCGGTACTACACGCATAAGGGCGACGAGAACCGGCGGCGGGCGCGGCGCTGGTTTCTGTGCGCGGTCGCCTTCCATGCCATCGGTGTCGTGCTGGCGTGGCTCAAGGCCACCAACGTGGTCGACGCCGACCTGCTGGGCATCGCCTCGACCGCCGCGGCCGGCGCGCTGGCCTGGGTGCAGACCCGGGACAGCCAGAACCTGGCCGAGGCGTACCGCGTGGCGGCACAGGAACTGGAGCTGATCGCGGACCTCACCCCGCCCGACGACCCGGCGGCGTGGAGCCTGTACGTCGGGGACGGGGAGCGGGCCATCTCACGGGAACACACGCTGTGGCTGGCCCGGCGCTCCTGA
- a CDS encoding YbaB/EbfC family nucleoid-associated protein: protein MQQIMKQAQKMQQQVAQAQAELAAAELTGTAGGGLVTVTVTGLGEYKSVKIDPKAVDPEDVETLEDLVLAAIHNAAEAQRELTEEKMGPATGGLSLPGF, encoded by the coding sequence ATGCAGCAGATCATGAAGCAGGCGCAGAAGATGCAGCAGCAGGTCGCGCAGGCTCAGGCTGAGCTGGCCGCGGCCGAGTTGACCGGGACGGCCGGCGGTGGGCTGGTGACTGTCACGGTGACGGGTCTCGGGGAGTACAAGTCGGTGAAGATCGACCCGAAGGCCGTGGACCCGGAGGACGTCGAGACGCTGGAGGATCTGGTGCTCGCCGCGATCCACAACGCGGCCGAGGCGCAGCGCGAGCTCACTGAGGAAAAGATGGGCCCGGCCACCGGTGGCCTGAGCCTGCCGGGGTTCTGA
- the recR gene encoding recombination mediator RecR yields MYEGAIQDLIDELGRLPGVGPKSAQRIAFHVLSADAADVNRLSTALRRVKELVRFCTTCFNVAESEQCRVCLDQRRTNEVLCVVEEPKDIVAIERTGEFRGRYHVLGGAINPLEGIGPDNLRIRELLQRLGTGEVKELILATDPNTEGEATATYLAIMVKPMGIAVTRLASGLPVGGDLEYADEITLGRAFEGRRAV; encoded by the coding sequence GTGTACGAGGGCGCCATCCAGGACCTGATCGACGAGCTGGGGCGGCTGCCGGGCGTCGGCCCGAAAAGCGCCCAGCGGATCGCCTTCCACGTGTTGTCCGCGGATGCGGCCGACGTCAACCGGTTGTCCACGGCCCTGCGCAGGGTCAAGGAGCTGGTGCGGTTCTGCACGACCTGCTTCAACGTGGCCGAGTCGGAGCAGTGCCGGGTGTGTCTCGACCAGCGCCGCACCAATGAGGTGTTGTGTGTCGTCGAGGAGCCGAAGGACATCGTGGCGATCGAGCGGACCGGTGAGTTCCGGGGCCGCTATCACGTGCTGGGCGGGGCCATCAATCCGCTCGAGGGGATCGGCCCCGACAATCTGCGCATCCGTGAGCTGCTGCAACGGCTCGGCACCGGGGAGGTGAAGGAGTTGATCCTCGCCACCGACCCCAACACGGAGGGTGAGGCGACCGCCACCTACCTCGCGATCATGGTCAAGCCGATGGGGATTGCCGTCACACGTCTGGCAAGCGGTTTGCCGGTTGGCGGTGACCTTGAGTATGCGGACGAGATCACTCTGGGTCGCGCGTTCGAGGGGCGGCGTGCAGTCTAG